A portion of the Glandiceps talaboti chromosome 13, keGlaTala1.1, whole genome shotgun sequence genome contains these proteins:
- the LOC144444287 gene encoding monocarboxylate transporter 12-like, whose amino-acid sequence MSSQPPDGGWGWFIVLGTFLSTVITAGTPFAFGVFYVAFLDAFNKSKSETDSFLKLENILFIAGLGIGLAHVASMEIVGKYFKRRLPIAMGIALTGGGLGQFVLSTTSQAVIDFYGWRGTLLIFSAFTLHMCVAGALFRPLPAKPDSRQFHNEPNTNVSSMENKRTYAIIEDDDVRNEMLNTETKEDSQRECMDPENNVIRYTRVDDNAKNTGTPDSQLRCCNGLKSFVTSLYDVTLFKEPVFIIIIIVNVLTTYAINTVLLHLVRRGIDYGMTPTQASFLTAVVGIGQIVGRPVIGIIGNLPKMKPSLLWSTCLAICSVLCIASIYWRSFTGQLIMMSIFGACMGGFMVIVPVVIAVFLGRDRMGAGLSVYFQSVGCTALITGPISGFLRDHYGTYYQAFWIAGCSIGVAAGLVLSLIPVHKFVNRRRNKMRQTLHVNNESQPTNDDFVKGVQQTSNV is encoded by the exons ATGTCGTCCCAACCTCCCGATGGTGGCTGGGGGTGGTTTATTGTTCTTGGTACCTTCTTGTCAACGGTTATCACAGCTGGCACACCATTTGCATTCGGTGTATTTTATGTAGCTTTCCTTGATGCCTTCAACAAATCAAAGTCTGAAACAG actcCTTTCTGAAACTCGAAAACATACTATTTATTGCAGGACTTGGTATTGGTCTAGCACATGTTGCTTCAATGGAAATAGttggaaaatatttcaaacgtAGACTTCCTATTGCTATGGGAATAGCTCTAACAGGTGGAGGACTTGGTCAGTTTGTACTTTCTACAACCTCACAAGCTGTTATTGACTTCTACGGATGGAGAGGAACACTGCTGATCTTTTCAGCATTTACACTTCACATGTGCGTTGCAGGTGCTCTTTTCCGACCACTCCCAGCTAAACCAGATTCTAGACAGTTTCACAATGAACCAAACACGAACGTGTCGAGCATGGAGAACAAACGAACATATGCTATTATAGAAGATGATGACGttagaaatgaaatgttaaacACAGAAACCAAAGAGGACTCACAACGAGAATGTATGGACCCAGAGAATAATGTTATTAGATATACAAGAGTTGATGACAACGCAAAAAATACTGGGACACCTGACTCTCAGTTGAGATGTTGCAATGGTCTTAAATCATTCGTTACGTCATTGTATGACGTTACTCTGTTTAAAGAACCAGTGTTCATCATAATAATCATAGTTAATGTTTTAACTACATATGCGATAAATACTGTATTGCTACATCTG gTAAGGCGAGGTATAGATTATGGAATGACACCAACACAAGCCTCGTTTCTTACAGCGGTGGTGGGAATTGGACAGATTGTTGGTCGTCCTGTTATTGGAATTATAGGAAATCTGCCTAAAATGAAACCTAGTCTTCTCTGGAGTACATGCTTGGCAATATGTTCTGTGTTATGCATCGCTAGTATTTACTGGAGGTCATTTACAG GTCAATTGATAATGATGTCTATATTCGGTGCATGTATGGGTGGCTTTATGGTTATTGTACCTGTCGTTATTGCTGTTTTCCTGGGACGTGACAGAATGGGAGCAGGACTTTCAGTATACTTCCAAAGCGTAGGATGTACTGCATTGATTACTGGACCGATTTCCG GTTTCCTACGTGATCACTATGGCACGTACTACCAGGCTTTCTGGATAGCTGGGTGCTCTATTGGCGTCGCTGCAGGACTTGTTTTATCTTTAATTCCAGTCCATAAATTCGTTAACAGGCGACGCAATAAGATGAGGCAAACACTGCATGTCAACAACGAATCTCAACCGACCAATGATGACTTTGTGAAGGGTGTTCAGCAAACGTCTAACGTATAA
- the LOC144444288 gene encoding monocarboxylate transporter 13-like, translating to MTATSLPASTHQSKKTNESSEMSSKPPDGGWGWFIVLGTFLSTVITSGTVSSFGIFYVAFLDAFNKSKSETAWIGSISAFVFTMSSPLSIALARKVGHRKVVMTGGIVAATGHLLSSFATSIYHLYISYGVITGLGLGLGHIASMEIVGKYFKRRLPIAMGIALTGGGLGQIVLSTTSQAVIDFYGWRGTLLIFSAFTLHMCVAGSLFRPLPVKPNSRQIQNELNSNVLSTVDKGTYALIEDNNVRNKMINTETKGDSQQQFLDSENNTGVDDTEEHPRTSGYQLRCCNCAKSIVTSLYDVTLFKEPVRRGVDYGMTPTQASFLTAVMGIGQIVGRPVIGIIANLPKMKPTFIWSTCLAMCAVLCIASIYLRSFIGQLIMMSIFGACMGGFMVIVPVVIAVFLGRDKMGAGLAVNFQAIGCMVLITGPISGSLRDHFGTYYQAFWIAGCSIGVSTGLVLSLLPVHKLVNKRRNKMRQTLHINNESQPTNDDSGQDVQQESNV from the exons ATGACAGCTACGTCACTTCCTGCCAGTACTCATCAGTCGAAGAAAACGAATGAATCTTCTGAAATGTCGTCCAAACCTCCCGATGGTGGCTGGGGGTGGTTTATTGTTCTTGGTACCTTCTTATCAACGGTTATCACATCGGGCACAGTATCTTCATTCGGTATATTTTATGTTGCTTTCCTTGATGCCTTCAACAAATCAAAGTCTGAAACAG CCTGGATAGGATCGATCTCGGCCTTTGTCTTTACTATGTCAAGTCCTTTGAGTATAGCACTTGCCAGAAAAGTTGGACATCGTAAAGTTGTCATGACAGGTGGTATAGTTGCTGCTACAGGTCATCTTCTAAGTTCGTTTGCCACCAGTATTTATCATCTCTACATCTCATATGGAGTAATAACAG GACTTGGTCTTGGTCTAGGACATATTGCTTCAATGGAAATAGTCGGCAAATATTTCAAACGTAGACTTCCTATTGCAATGGGAATAGCTCTAACTGGCGGAGGACTTGGTCAGATTGTACTTTCTACAACCTCACAAGCTGTTATTGACTTCTACGGATGGAGAGGAACACTATTGATCTTTTCAGCATTTACTCTTCACATGTGCGTTGCAGGTTCTCTTTTCAGACCTCTCCCAGTTAAGCCAAATTCTAGACAGATTCAGAATGAACTAAACTCAAACGTGTTGAGCACGGTGGACAAAGGGACATATGCTCTAATAGAAGATAATAAcgttagaaataaaatgataaacacAGAAACCAAAGGAGACTCACAGCAACAATTTCTGGACTCGGAGAATAATACAGGGGTTGATGATACCGAAGAACATCCTAGAACATCTGGGTATCAGTTGAGATGTTGCAATTGTGCCAAATCTATCGTGACGTCACTGTATGACGTAACCCTGTTTAAGGAACCG GTAAGGCGAGGCGTAGATTATGGAATGACACCAACACAAGCCTCCTTTCTAACAGCTGTGATGGGAATTGGACAGATTGTTGGTCGTCCTGTTATTGGAATTATAGCAAATCTGCCTAAAATGAAGCCTACTTTTATCTGGAGTACATGTTTGGCAATGTGTGCTGTGTTATGTATTGCCAGTATTTACTTGAGGTCTTTTATCG GTCAGTTGATAATGATGTCTATATTCGGTGCATGTATGGGTGGCTTTATGGTTATTGTACCTGTCGTCATTGCTGTTTTCCTGGGACGTGACAAAATGGGAGCAGGACTTGCAGTAAATTTCCAAGCTATAGGATGTATGGTATTAATTACTGGACCGATTTCCG GTTCCCTACGTGATCACTTTGGCACATACTACCAGGCTTTCTGGATAGCTGGATGCTCTATTGGCGTCTCTACAGGACTTGTTTTATCTTTACTCCCAGTCCATAAATTGGTTAACAAGCGACGCAATAAGATGAGACAAACACTGCATATCAACAACGAATCTCAACCGACCAATGATGACTCTGGACAGGATGTTCAGCAAGAGTCTAATGTATAA